The window TTCCGCGTTTGGCCCAGCCTGAGCAATACTTTCATACTAATGTTTCCCTGGGCTCGCCGTTTCCGGCGGCTCAAAGCAGGGTGATCTGCGATAAACGCGCATCTTCACACTATTACTATAGACAAAAATCAGCAGTTTACCCATTTCCGTCTGTCTGAATTTAGCGGTGCGAAAAGGGTCTTTCCGTCATTTGCTCAATCCGCTCAGCGCCCTTCTTCAGGGCCGATCTAAGGTTACACATCGGTTGTCACTTTTACGAATGGCTTAATTGTGTATTAATTTTTCAGCACCTTCAGTCGATTGAAATAACGCCATAAAAGCACGACTTTCTCGGTAAAAATCCTAGCGTTATCCGGTATTGCAACAGCGGAAAAGCGCCGTGTGGCCGGCGCAAGCTGGCCTCAGGCCCAACCCGCACTCTGCTTTTTTGGCGCTACACTACTATGTCACCGGCGGCAATTATTGCCGTCGGTAACTATCCCCCCGCCCGCAAGCAAGCAAGCAGCGCGCCTGACGGGCCATAACCGAGGTCATTGTCATGCAAGTACAGCCCTATCTGTTTTTCAGCGGTAACTGTGAGCAGGCGATCAACTTCTACGTGCAGCAACTGGACGCCAAAATTGAAATGGTGATGCGCTATAAGGACATGCCCGAAGAGGCCAGGCAGCAAGGATCGCCGGAGGCCAATCCCGAATCGATCATGCATGCGCGCCTGTTAATTGGCGGCGGCGTGTTGATGGCTTCCGACGGTTGCCCTGAGGACGGCGCAGCCGGCTCGCCCCATAAAGGATTTGCACTGTCGCTCAACCCCAGCGACAGCGATCAAGGCCGGGCGCTGTTCGAAAAACTGTCGCAAGGCGGCCAGGTCACCATGCCATACCAACCCACCTTCTGGGCGAAGGGTTTCGGCATGTTGACCGACAAGTTCGGCGTAAACTGGATGATCAACGTGGAGTAATGCGGTAACGCGCCGCCGTTTCGCTCACCGGCGAAGCGACGGCGTGCTAGTTGTAGCGGTGCCAGTCATAGGCGGCCCTGGCGAACAGCACAAACAGCAATGCCAGCAGCCCCAGCGCCAGACGCCAATACGGCGAAGCGCGCCGCCGCCAGGCAAAAAACATCATCAGCGCCAGCGCTCCCAGCGTAAAGGGGTAATACACCGCCAACGTCAACAAGCCGATCATAATGTAATCCGACATTTCATCCATTCCCGCAATTCAGGCGTATTTCGGCACGCATTATAACATCCGCCGAACATCTCTCCTCTTTTGAGGGGTGGAGGTCGGCAGCATTAACGAATAAGATGTAAGATTGCTCTTAACTCGACTTGATTATTGATTGCATAACAAGGGTGACATGACTCAGCAGCAACCAACACCGGATGCCGAACGGCCGCCCCACGCTAAAAGCTCTCCGCTATTATTCCAGGCCGGCGTGTTTGTCATCATCGTTGCCTTAACGCTGGTTCTGTTCAGCGGCTGGCAAATCTGGAACGCGCATCAGCGCGATCTGAGCAGTGCCGAGCACGAATCGGCCAACCTTGCGCGCTCCCTGGCCCAGCACGCTGACGACACTTTCATGCAGGTCGACGGCAATCTGTTGGATCTGACCGAACGCCTGCAAACCGACGGTATCGGCCAGCTGCAGCTGCAGCGGCTGCAGCGGGTAATGCAGAGCCAGGTGGAGAATCTGCCGCAGTTGCACGGGCTGTTTATCTACGACTCGCAAGGCCGCTGGTTAGCCACCTCCTCGGGCAAGTTCGTCGCCAACGCCAACAATGCCGATCGCGAGTATTTCAAATATCATCAGAGCCACGATGTTAGCAGCCTGTACATCGGCAAAGTGATCCACAGCCGTTCTACCGGCGACCTGATCATTCCGGTTTCACGCCGCTTCAACAATCCGGACGGCAGCTTCGCCGGGGTAGTGCTGGCGACGCTGTACGTCGATTACTTCCGTAAATTCTACGACGGCTTCGCACTTAACACCGATGCCTCGCTAAACCTGCTGCTGGCGGACGGCACCATACTTTATCGCCGGCCCTACGCGATAAGTTCGATCGGCAAGAATATTTCCCAGGGCGTGCTGTTCCGTGAAATCCTGCCGCATTCAGAGGTCGGCAACGCGACCATCAGCTCGCTGTATGACAAGGTCGAGCGGATTTACGGCTACTCCCGGGTAAACCGCTACCCGCTGGTGATCGCGGCCGGTCTATCGAAACAGGACGCGCTGGCAGACTGGCGCAACGAGGCCGGCCTGTTCACCATCGGCGGGCTATCCCTGTTGGGCATTCTGCTGGCGATGGGATGGGTGCTGCTGCGGCAAATCAGGCACAGCGTGCAAACCGAAGCCGAGCTGATGCACACCCGCGATCAGTTGACTACCATCAATCAGATGTTGGAAGAGCTTGCGCTGCTGGATGGCCTAACCGGCCTGGCGAATCGCCGCCAGTTCGATATCGCCTTGAAAAATGAGCTGACGCGCGCCTCGCGCAACTACCGCAGCGTGGCGTTGCTGATGCTGGATATCGACTGTTTCAAGCAGTACAACGATATCTATGGCCACGTCGCCGGCGACCATTGCCTGCAGCAGATCGGGCAAACGTTGAAAGGCCTGGCCCGCCGCAGCAATGACGTGCTTGCGCGCTACGGCGGCGAGGAGATGGGCATTATCCTGCCGGATACCGATGCGCAGGGTGCGCTGATTTTTGCCGAGCGCGTCATCAACGCGGTGCGCGAACTGCAAATTCCGCATCAGGGCAATCCGCACGGCATTGTCACCATCAGCATCGGCATCTGCGCCAAAGTGCCGCATATGTATAACGATACGCCAATCAGCTTTATCGATCTGGCCGACAGCGCGTTATATGAGGCAAAGAAACAAGGCAAAAACCGCATCCACAGCAGTTGATAATAACCCGGGCCGCTTTAAAGGCGGCCCGGAAATAAGCTCACCGAAAACCGATATAATCCCACGCTGAAATCATCGCCCCGCCTCCAGGTTATTGCTGAAAAATCGCATAAATACAACCAACTGATTTTATTGCCATTTAAATTATTCAACACCAATAAATAACAAAGTATCCATTCGTGCTGTTTTTGATTATTCGTGCCTGCGCGCAGCATCGTTTAGCCGCCGTTTACTTTTCGTTGGCATTGGCGATGATAATATTTTTTTCGGTCAATCCCCCGGTAAAAATTATCAGGGCCGCATTACGCGGCCCGATGGGAAACGCCAGTCTGATAAGCCGATAATAAAAAGCGATATATTCCGCGAGGAGATCTCATGCCTACTGGCAATATTCTGCATGAACAGGCGGTAATGACCTTGCCGCTGCGGCAATGGGATGCCGCATTCGAGCCGCACGCCGCCGTGGCCGCGCTGGAGCAGGGCAAGATCCTGTTTCTGCCGGAGCTGGCCTTTCCGCTGTCGCCGCAGGAAATGCCGTTGCTCGATCCGGCGCTGGTCGACCC is drawn from Serratia entomophila and contains these coding sequences:
- a CDS encoding sensor domain-containing diguanylate cyclase, yielding MTQQQPTPDAERPPHAKSSPLLFQAGVFVIIVALTLVLFSGWQIWNAHQRDLSSAEHESANLARSLAQHADDTFMQVDGNLLDLTERLQTDGIGQLQLQRLQRVMQSQVENLPQLHGLFIYDSQGRWLATSSGKFVANANNADREYFKYHQSHDVSSLYIGKVIHSRSTGDLIIPVSRRFNNPDGSFAGVVLATLYVDYFRKFYDGFALNTDASLNLLLADGTILYRRPYAISSIGKNISQGVLFREILPHSEVGNATISSLYDKVERIYGYSRVNRYPLVIAAGLSKQDALADWRNEAGLFTIGGLSLLGILLAMGWVLLRQIRHSVQTEAELMHTRDQLTTINQMLEELALLDGLTGLANRRQFDIALKNELTRASRNYRSVALLMLDIDCFKQYNDIYGHVAGDHCLQQIGQTLKGLARRSNDVLARYGGEEMGIILPDTDAQGALIFAERVINAVRELQIPHQGNPHGIVTISIGICAKVPHMYNDTPISFIDLADSALYEAKKQGKNRIHSS
- a CDS encoding VOC family protein, producing MQVQPYLFFSGNCEQAINFYVQQLDAKIEMVMRYKDMPEEARQQGSPEANPESIMHARLLIGGGVLMASDGCPEDGAAGSPHKGFALSLNPSDSDQGRALFEKLSQGGQVTMPYQPTFWAKGFGMLTDKFGVNWMINVE